From one Thermodesulfovibrionales bacterium genomic stretch:
- the ftsH gene encoding ATP-dependent zinc metalloprotease FtsH: protein MADGKDPAEMLKRTQWRWFAAALIMIVLLYFWGHFFSAGGPAQYPITYSQFLEQLDAGNIKSVSIKKLRVTGEFRNETEILLPDQKKPVKVKSFLTSLPSFQGDSILSKLREKNVTISIEPAEQESVLWQIMIGVLPWVLIIGVWLFIMRRAQQVQGGPGGLFTFGASKAKLYDVKKPSVTFKDVAGMENVKQELRETIEFLKDPSRFAKIGAKVPKGVLLIGPPGTGKTLLARATAGEAGVPFYSISASEFIEMFVGVGASRVRDMFQKAKAAHPSMLFIDELDAVGRTRGTGLGGGHDEREQTLNQLLSEMDGFDPHTEVIVMAATNRPDVLDPALLRPGRFDRHIVIDRPGWKERKAILEIHVRGKVLGSDVDLETLAKGTPGMTGADLENLANEAALVALRKNKERIEMEDFEEARDIILMGMVREETITDVEKRITAYHEAGHALVAWELPGTDPIYKVSIIPRGMAMGVTQLLPEEDRHYYPRSYLMNKLSVALAGRGAEMLVFHDMSSGAQNDLKEATSLAEKMVAQWGMSDKVGPVNFGRGEEHPFLGRELSLPKRYSEEMSWIMDQEIQNMIFEAEKTAEEILSKNRHALDALAGALIKEEVLEKAEVERIIRETKESGT, encoded by the coding sequence ATGGCTGACGGCAAAGATCCGGCGGAGATGCTCAAAAGAACTCAATGGAGGTGGTTTGCAGCCGCCTTGATCATGATCGTTCTCCTCTACTTCTGGGGCCATTTTTTTTCTGCAGGCGGGCCTGCGCAGTATCCCATTACCTACTCACAGTTCCTGGAACAACTTGACGCCGGCAATATAAAATCAGTCTCGATAAAGAAGTTGCGGGTGACGGGCGAGTTCAGGAATGAGACCGAGATCCTCCTGCCCGATCAGAAAAAGCCGGTAAAGGTGAAGAGCTTTTTGACGTCCCTCCCTTCTTTTCAGGGGGATAGTATCCTTTCAAAGCTCAGGGAAAAGAACGTTACCATCAGTATTGAACCGGCTGAGCAGGAGTCCGTCCTCTGGCAGATCATGATCGGGGTCCTGCCGTGGGTCCTGATCATCGGTGTCTGGCTCTTTATCATGCGCCGCGCCCAGCAGGTGCAGGGAGGTCCAGGCGGACTCTTCACGTTCGGGGCAAGCAAGGCAAAGCTCTATGACGTAAAGAAGCCGAGTGTAACCTTCAAGGATGTTGCAGGCATGGAGAACGTGAAACAGGAGCTCAGGGAGACGATAGAGTTTCTCAAGGACCCGTCGAGATTCGCCAAGATAGGCGCAAAAGTGCCGAAGGGAGTGCTTCTCATCGGACCGCCGGGCACCGGGAAGACGCTCCTTGCCCGTGCAACAGCCGGTGAGGCAGGGGTTCCTTTCTACAGCATCAGTGCTTCTGAGTTTATCGAGATGTTCGTAGGGGTGGGGGCATCGCGTGTGAGGGACATGTTTCAGAAGGCGAAGGCAGCCCATCCGAGCATGCTCTTTATCGATGAGCTTGATGCTGTCGGTCGTACGCGCGGCACGGGACTCGGAGGAGGGCACGACGAGAGGGAGCAGACGCTGAACCAGCTCCTCAGCGAGATGGACGGATTTGATCCTCACACGGAAGTGATCGTTATGGCTGCAACGAACAGGCCCGACGTCCTCGACCCGGCGCTCCTCAGACCCGGAAGGTTCGACAGGCATATCGTGATCGACAGGCCGGGCTGGAAAGAGCGCAAGGCGATCCTTGAGATCCATGTGAGAGGCAAGGTCCTCGGGTCTGATGTCGATCTCGAGACACTCGCCAAGGGGACGCCGGGCATGACGGGAGCTGACCTCGAAAACCTGGCGAATGAGGCGGCCCTTGTCGCACTCAGGAAGAACAAGGAAAGAATAGAGATGGAGGACTTTGAAGAGGCGAGGGACATTATCCTCATGGGCATGGTCCGGGAAGAGACGATCACCGACGTGGAAAAGCGTATCACGGCATACCATGAGGCAGGGCACGCCCTCGTTGCGTGGGAACTCCCCGGGACAGACCCCATCTATAAGGTGAGCATCATCCCCAGGGGAATGGCAATGGGCGTAACTCAGCTTCTTCCGGAAGAGGACAGGCACTATTATCCAAGGAGCTACCTCATGAACAAACTCAGTGTTGCCCTTGCGGGAAGGGGCGCAGAGATGCTCGTCTTTCATGATATGAGCAGTGGCGCTCAGAACGATCTGAAGGAGGCTACCTCTCTCGCCGAGAAGATGGTGGCCCAGTGGGGCATGAGCGACAAAGTAGGGCCCGTAAACTTTGGGAGGGGAGAAGAGCATCCGTTCCTGGGAAGAGAGCTTTCCTTGCCGAAGCGTTACAGTGAAGAGATGTCATGGATCATGGACCAGGAAATTCAGAACATGATCTTCGAAGCAGAGAAGACGGCGGAAGAGATATTGTCAAAGAACAGGCATGCCCTCGACGCTCTCGCCGGGGCGCTTATCAAGGAGGAAGTCCTCGAAAAGGCCGAGGTGGAGCGCATAATCAGGGAAACAAAAGAGAGCGGGACGTGA
- a CDS encoding heme-binding protein, with protein MEERVPGIGRLALIAAAVLAAIIAGGCVVTVEEAKYSVVSREGNFELRDYASHVVAETVVDGTLESAGNIAFTRLFAYISGKNRASAKILMTAPVSQEAASEKIAMTAPVGQRRTEEGWAVSFAMPASYTLETLPVPDDPEVELRLVPARRMAAVRYSGTWSEQRYKRHRGELESWIKGKGYRILGEAVWARYNPPFTPWFLRRNEILIPVDSEAY; from the coding sequence ATGGAAGAACGTGTGCCGGGGATAGGTCGATTAGCTCTCATTGCCGCTGCAGTCTTGGCGGCAATCATCGCGGGAGGGTGTGTTGTGACAGTGGAAGAGGCAAAATATAGTGTTGTCAGCAGGGAGGGAAACTTTGAGCTTCGCGACTATGCTTCTCATGTCGTGGCAGAGACCGTGGTGGACGGCACCCTTGAAAGCGCAGGGAACATCGCTTTCACCAGGCTCTTTGCGTACATATCCGGAAAGAACCGAGCGAGCGCCAAGATCTTGATGACGGCTCCGGTATCTCAGGAAGCAGCGTCTGAAAAAATAGCGATGACAGCACCGGTCGGACAGCGTCGTACCGAAGAAGGGTGGGCAGTCTCTTTCGCAATGCCTGCATCGTATACACTTGAGACTCTTCCGGTGCCGGATGACCCTGAAGTTGAGTTGCGACTGGTCCCTGCGCGCAGGATGGCAGCCGTGAGGTATTCAGGAACGTGGAGCGAACAGCGCTACAAACGCCATCGTGGAGAACTGGAATCCTGGATTAAAGGGAAGGGCTACAGAATCCTGGGGGAAGCGGTGTGGGCACGCTACAATCCGCCTTTTACTCCATGGTTCCTTCGACGAAATGAGATCCTGATCCCGGTCGATTCAGAGGCATATTGA
- a CDS encoding Spy/CpxP family protein refolding chaperone, which translates to MKRVMVVLFLGFLFVVFGGAYSYAQMCGCVEGMGEGMGGGMPMMGGMKHQNMGMMGEMKHECMGMGMSGGMMGEDHPMWRHLMGLRLDEKQKDAIREIKGRLLKETIKKRAEKQIAEIELRDLLTKDPVDMMAVEAKLKQKESLETDIRLAHFAAMEEVKANLTPEQRKKMKEMMEMGGMMRGCGCGMMGGMMEHGGMGGAMRPSEKKD; encoded by the coding sequence ATGAAGAGAGTTATGGTCGTGCTGTTTTTGGGTTTTCTTTTCGTAGTCTTCGGTGGAGCGTATTCATACGCTCAGATGTGCGGGTGCGTGGAGGGCATGGGTGAAGGCATGGGCGGAGGCATGCCGATGATGGGGGGAATGAAACACCAGAATATGGGAATGATGGGTGAAATGAAACATGAGTGCATGGGCATGGGAATGTCAGGAGGAATGATGGGAGAGGACCATCCCATGTGGAGACATCTCATGGGCCTCCGCCTCGATGAAAAACAGAAGGACGCAATACGAGAGATCAAAGGTAGACTGCTAAAAGAGACGATAAAGAAAAGGGCTGAAAAACAGATTGCAGAGATAGAGTTGAGAGACCTCCTGACAAAAGACCCGGTTGACATGATGGCGGTCGAGGCAAAACTGAAACAGAAGGAGTCGTTAGAGACGGATATTCGTCTCGCTCATTTCGCGGCGATGGAGGAAGTGAAGGCGAATCTGACCCCTGAGCAGAGGAAGAAGATGAAAGAGATGATGGAGATGGGCGGCATGATGCGCGGTTGCGGCTGCGGCATGATGGGCGGAATGATGGAGCATGGTGGGATGGGAGGAGCAATGCGGCCATCTGAAAAGAAAGACTAG
- a CDS encoding twin-arginine translocase TatA/TatE family subunit encodes MISGGEVIIILIVALIVFGPKRLPELGRALGKAMHELNRSMQDFKAQMEAESEEQRKDTKSEDDRVPEEKTMAGDKSDSKDRS; translated from the coding sequence ATGATTAGTGGCGGAGAAGTCATCATAATTCTTATCGTAGCTTTGATTGTCTTTGGACCCAAGAGACTCCCCGAATTAGGAAGGGCACTTGGCAAGGCGATGCATGAACTCAATCGATCCATGCAGGATTTTAAAGCCCAAATGGAAGCTGAGAGTGAGGAACAGCGAAAAGATACCAAGAGTGAGGATGATAGAGTACCGGAGGAAAAGACGATGGCCGGTGATAAATCTGATTCAAAGGATAGAAGCTGA
- a CDS encoding extracellular solute-binding protein translates to MIADVLRSTMTLPPRIIAILLCIFLSDAKFPALLHGATNNVPTHNPYSHEAIARKIARKNYHGITLNVLTLSTPVLGEPTVLHAREFEKLTGANLNVTRVPFDKLYQETLLGLRQGKYDVLFFGSMWIADVQPYLDPVPRQMLESTQYQEVLPHYRRVASWDDTAYMVPIDGDRHYLQYRRDFLENLMYRTEFQKKTGKALNVPTTWPELQEIARFFQGRRLPDGSTISGLAEVTVSDALLGNYFIKRAAPYAKHPDVKGGFYFDLKTMEPLINTPGWVEALKDFVAAQDLYPAGGRNMSFFDVIKTFGRGNVVFSDSWDDPFVEAMEPGNPLRNKVAAALSPGSKRVWNRRSKQWDYFPEVNYVPYIAYGWTSGVAKNSKHKEAAFDFLGFYANNKNHRADLQVGRFGINPFRQSDQDERFWVRIVGWDPAVAHSYVETLNRQSKMTNRVLDLRIHRGQEYVYILSVGVYRALTGRESPQSALDHVAERWRQLTNRIGVDKQRKAYRQIVRFEDNE, encoded by the coding sequence ATGATTGCTGATGTTCTCAGATCAACAATGACACTGCCCCCGCGTATCATCGCCATTTTGCTCTGTATCTTTCTCTCGGATGCAAAGTTCCCAGCATTGCTGCACGGGGCCACAAATAATGTACCAACCCACAATCCTTATTCTCATGAGGCCATTGCTAGGAAGATTGCTAGGAAGAATTATCATGGAATCACTCTCAATGTTCTCACCCTGTCGACGCCGGTACTGGGCGAGCCGACTGTTTTGCATGCCAGGGAGTTCGAAAAACTTACCGGGGCCAATCTCAATGTGACCCGCGTGCCCTTTGACAAGTTGTATCAGGAGACGTTGCTGGGATTAAGGCAGGGCAAATACGACGTACTGTTTTTCGGTTCGATGTGGATCGCCGATGTGCAACCTTACCTCGATCCAGTCCCCAGACAGATGCTGGAATCGACGCAGTACCAGGAAGTTCTGCCTCACTACAGACGCGTGGCAAGTTGGGACGACACGGCTTATATGGTCCCTATCGATGGGGACCGTCATTATCTGCAGTACCGGCGGGACTTTCTTGAAAATCTTATGTATAGGACCGAGTTTCAGAAGAAGACGGGGAAAGCCCTCAATGTTCCAACGACATGGCCAGAGCTCCAAGAGATAGCCCGATTCTTTCAAGGCCGAAGGCTTCCTGATGGCAGCACAATCAGCGGCCTTGCCGAGGTCACAGTGAGTGATGCTCTCCTTGGTAATTACTTCATTAAGCGTGCGGCACCTTATGCAAAGCACCCTGATGTCAAGGGCGGCTTCTATTTTGACCTCAAAACTATGGAACCTCTCATCAACACTCCGGGATGGGTTGAGGCGCTCAAGGATTTTGTGGCTGCCCAGGATCTGTATCCGGCGGGCGGGAGGAACATGAGCTTCTTTGATGTGATCAAGACCTTCGGACGCGGCAATGTTGTGTTCTCGGATTCATGGGACGATCCTTTTGTCGAGGCCATGGAGCCGGGCAATCCGCTACGCAACAAAGTCGCCGCTGCCCTGTCTCCCGGGTCAAAGCGAGTGTGGAACCGCAGGAGTAAACAATGGGACTATTTTCCGGAGGTCAATTATGTCCCCTATATAGCCTATGGATGGACTAGTGGCGTGGCCAAAAACAGTAAGCATAAGGAGGCAGCCTTCGATTTCCTCGGATTCTACGCCAACAATAAGAACCACAGGGCCGACCTGCAGGTGGGACGCTTTGGCATAAACCCCTTCCGTCAGTCTGATCAGGATGAGCGTTTTTGGGTCAGGATTGTCGGATGGGATCCTGCGGTGGCACATTCCTATGTGGAAACACTCAATCGCCAGTCGAAGATGACGAACCGTGTGCTCGATCTTCGGATCCATAGAGGACAAGAATACGTCTATATCCTTTCTGTAGGGGTCTATCGTGCCCTGACAGGGCGAGAATCTCCCCAGAGTGCGCTGGACCATGTGGCAGAGAGATGGCGGCAGCTTACCAACCGGATAGGTGTAGACAAACAGCGGAAAGCCTACCGCCAAATTGTTCGTTTTGAGGACAACGAATAG
- a CDS encoding EFR1 family ferrodoxin (N-terminal region resembles flavodoxins. C-terminal ferrodoxin region binds two 4Fe-4S clusters.), which yields MMDINMIFFSQTGNTRDVAKAMAIAFEEGGHKVQSLSMKKAKPEDALKGDLLGIGTPTFESHAPRPVMNFLKSLPAMDHRKAFVFATAGGAPGKVLYDLTRLLRKKGSEVIGGFLTRGEIHHPAPCIVGKSLGRPNKEDLDKARRFAVAVADHVSSDRPGPLPESRAEALKPGKGFYDLVGAITSSDSLIRFLEPEPKLDQSKCDQCKWCVHECPMDNITMQPYPVLGDKCIRCYRCLTGCHTKAFNAGWRFSNLVILAFWNEPFMRWFGEYD from the coding sequence ATGATGGATATAAATATGATCTTTTTTTCTCAAACCGGCAATACACGTGACGTAGCAAAGGCAATGGCTATTGCATTTGAGGAGGGCGGACATAAAGTGCAAAGCCTCTCTATGAAGAAGGCAAAACCTGAAGATGCGTTGAAGGGTGATCTACTTGGAATAGGAACTCCTACTTTCGAAAGTCACGCACCAAGGCCGGTAATGAATTTTCTCAAATCTTTACCCGCAATGGATCATCGTAAGGCATTTGTCTTTGCAACAGCAGGAGGAGCACCCGGCAAGGTTCTCTATGATTTGACAAGACTGCTACGCAAGAAGGGTTCAGAGGTTATAGGAGGATTTTTGACTCGTGGTGAAATACACCATCCTGCCCCATGTATAGTTGGCAAATCCCTAGGTCGTCCAAATAAAGAAGATTTAGATAAAGCCAGACGTTTTGCGGTAGCTGTCGCTGATCATGTGTCAAGTGATCGTCCTGGCCCTTTACCCGAAAGCCGAGCGGAAGCACTAAAACCAGGAAAGGGTTTTTACGATTTAGTTGGAGCAATTACAAGCTCTGATAGTTTAATACGTTTTCTTGAGCCAGAGCCAAAACTTGACCAAAGTAAGTGTGATCAGTGTAAATGGTGTGTTCATGAATGTCCTATGGACAATATTACTATGCAGCCCTATCCCGTACTTGGCGATAAATGTATACGATGCTACCGTTGTCTGACCGGTTGTCATACAAAGGCATTTAATGCAGGCTGGCGGTTCAGTAACCTTGTTATTCTGGCTTTTTGGAATGAGCCCTTTATGCGTTGGTTCGGAGAATACGATTAA
- a CDS encoding glycoside hydrolase family 3 N-terminal domain-containing protein → MIKFYHLTAKLYNSLMNPYGCLIPRLNGKEIEDNFDYYLGLVKKGIAGFILFGGELDIVRARLKELQRSSQHQLIIASDLEQGLGQQVEGGTLFPPAMAVASAVKGLARHHARSILKRLYHAMSLEAGYAGVNTVLAPVLDINTNPKNPIIATRAFGEDVETVSFLGCKLIETLQENGIMACGKHFPGHGDTEVDSHISLPVVGKELSSLEGHELVPFRKAIDAGVGMMMLGHLAIPALDPSGTPASLSARVVSYLKKTLRFQGIVITDAMNMGGLAGYPEKEASLVALRAGVDIVLHPTDPDEVAGYLKEKHYSYPPSASLTPFVSPIHKGRSEKEFLPDFAEHKRLSEEITRMAIRTEGDNLPRIKKPFIIILNEDREDKEPFFVRALQERYPDVRSCTVVPEEEIPWHMIPKDSELIIAAFSSVRAWKTSATRWIEKTVRECRGKARIFVSFGNPYILYGLWQDVTKISAFWDSSIAQRAVAEKILAFHG, encoded by the coding sequence ATGATTAAATTCTACCATCTCACCGCCAAATTGTATAATAGTCTCATGAATCCCTATGGCTGTCTCATTCCGCGTCTCAACGGAAAAGAGATTGAAGACAACTTCGATTATTATCTTGGCCTGGTGAAGAAGGGCATTGCCGGCTTCATCCTCTTCGGCGGAGAACTCGATATAGTGCGAGCAAGGCTGAAGGAACTCCAGCGCTCGTCGCAGCATCAGCTCATAATAGCTTCTGACCTCGAACAGGGATTAGGTCAGCAGGTTGAAGGCGGCACACTCTTCCCCCCTGCCATGGCAGTCGCTTCGGCAGTAAAGGGTCTTGCTCGGCATCATGCCCGGTCTATCCTGAAACGGCTTTACCACGCAATGTCTCTTGAGGCGGGATATGCGGGAGTAAACACAGTCCTGGCCCCTGTCCTTGATATCAATACAAACCCCAAAAATCCTATCATCGCAACACGGGCCTTTGGAGAAGATGTAGAGACGGTCTCCTTTTTGGGCTGCAAGTTGATAGAGACGCTGCAGGAGAACGGAATTATGGCCTGTGGAAAACATTTCCCGGGGCACGGAGATACTGAGGTCGATTCCCATATCAGTCTCCCCGTCGTCGGAAAAGAACTCTCTTCTCTGGAGGGCCATGAGCTTGTACCGTTCCGGAAGGCCATTGATGCAGGCGTCGGCATGATGATGCTCGGTCATCTGGCCATCCCTGCCCTTGATCCGTCAGGCACGCCGGCTTCGCTTTCCGCAAGAGTGGTCTCATATCTGAAGAAGACCTTGAGATTTCAGGGCATCGTCATCACCGATGCCATGAATATGGGTGGACTTGCGGGCTATCCTGAAAAAGAAGCATCCCTCGTGGCACTTCGCGCAGGTGTCGATATCGTCCTCCATCCGACAGATCCTGACGAAGTCGCCGGGTATCTTAAGGAGAAACATTACTCCTATCCTCCCTCTGCCTCTTTAACGCCGTTCGTCTCTCCCATACATAAGGGAAGGAGTGAGAAAGAATTTCTTCCTGATTTCGCCGAACATAAGAGACTCTCAGAAGAAATTACACGGATGGCGATCAGGACAGAAGGCGATAACCTGCCGCGAATAAAGAAACCCTTTATCATCATTTTGAACGAAGACAGAGAAGATAAGGAGCCCTTTTTCGTCAGGGCCCTTCAGGAACGGTATCCCGACGTCCGCTCTTGCACGGTCGTGCCCGAAGAAGAGATACCCTGGCACATGATCCCGAAGGACTCTGAACTCATTATTGCGGCGTTCTCTTCGGTGAGGGCGTGGAAGACGAGCGCTACCCGGTGGATAGAAAAAACAGTGCGGGAGTGTAGAGGGAAAGCGAGAATCTTCGTCTCCTTCGGAAACCCTTACATACTGTACGGGTTATGGCAGGACGTCACAAAGATATCTGCCTTCTGGGATTCATCTATCGCACAAAGAGCCGTAGCCGAAAAGATCCTTGCCTTTCACGGTTGA
- a CDS encoding inositol monophosphatase family protein: MDGTTNYIHGYPMFSVSIALEYERKIVLGVVLDPFRDELFHAIRGGGAFLDNRQIHVSQITAFDRSLIATGFPFRAKDMIDYYLGAFKAIFEKVSDIRRAGSAAIDLAYVAAGRADGFFELKLSPWDVAAGSLLITEAGGMVSDFGGKGDYLSTGNIIAGNTAIHPMILEIIKKIFGGKVEQ; this comes from the coding sequence ATTGACGGCACTACCAACTATATTCATGGTTACCCCATGTTTTCGGTATCAATAGCGTTGGAGTATGAGAGGAAGATTGTTCTCGGAGTTGTCTTGGATCCCTTCCGAGACGAACTCTTCCATGCGATCAGGGGTGGTGGCGCCTTCTTAGACAACAGGCAAATCCATGTTTCCCAAATCACAGCCTTTGATAGAAGCCTTATCGCCACAGGGTTCCCTTTCCGAGCAAAGGATATGATCGATTATTACCTGGGTGCATTCAAGGCGATCTTCGAAAAAGTGAGCGACATAAGGCGGGCCGGTTCTGCTGCGATAGACCTTGCTTACGTCGCAGCGGGTCGCGCAGATGGCTTTTTTGAACTGAAACTCAGTCCGTGGGACGTGGCTGCGGGAAGCCTGCTTATCACCGAAGCAGGGGGCATGGTCAGTGATTTCGGCGGGAAAGGGGATTACCTCTCAACGGGGAACATAATTGCGGGGAACACAGCTATCCACCCAATGATTCTCGAAATAATTAAGAAGATTTTTGGCGGGAAAGTCGAACAATAG